In the genome of Oryzias melastigma strain HK-1 linkage group LG19, ASM292280v2, whole genome shotgun sequence, the window AGTATGTTgaataaatcttgtttttttctgtttagggAGCTGATGCCGAAGaccctggagggccagatcacCATGGAGAAAACCCCCAGCTACTTTGTGACCAGAGAGGCTCCAGCGCGGATATCAGCCATGTCCAGGGACACCAAGTTAATCGTGGTGGTACGGGACCCCGTCACGAGAGCCATCTCTGACTACACACAGACGCTGTCCAAGAAGCCTGACATTCCCTCTTTCGAGAGCCTCACCTTCAAAAACAGGACTACAGGGCTCATTGACACCTCCTGGAGCGCCATCCAGATCGGGATCTACGCCAAACACCTGGACAACTGGCTGCAGTACTTCCCCATGGACCAGATCCTGTTCGTCAGCGGCGAGCGTTTGATCAGCGACCCGGCTGGAGAGCTGGGCCGCGTTCAGGACTTCTTAGGCCTCAAGAGGATCATCACAGACAAACACTTCTACTTCAACCAGACCAAGGGTTTCCCGTGCCTCAAGAAAGCAGAAGGCAGCAGCAAGCCGCACTGCCTGGGGAAGACCAAAGGACGGACCCATCCCAACATTGATCCGGAGGTGGTGCAGAGGCTGCGGGACTTCTACAGACCCTTCAATATGAAGTTCTATCAGATGACGGGGCGATTTTTTGGCTGGGATGACTGAATGTCTCTTTTCCTTTAACACTGAGGAATGTCCGAAATATCAAGGTGGAGTCACGATGAAGATGAATCTGAGACTTTGGGAATAAAGTGAAAAGATTCtagataacatttttaaattaagtaaaaaacaaattatcagGGAGATGTACTTTGATTTAaaggataaataaatacttcaaaCTTTATTCCAGTAAAACTATATTTGATCGTTTACTCTCAAACTTTCAGCGATATTCTCCAAGTCTGAGCTTCTGTGTTTCTGCTCCTCCAGTTTTCGCACTAATTTAAAGCAATATTCAACTTGAGGAGAAACGTTTCTCCACATCagatatgcaacattttttgttccatttttctgtCATCAGAGCTTTTTCTAATCAGTTATCAGTGAGAATTTCTACGTTTGATACGTTCTTGAAGGGTTTGCATTATGTATggttgatctattttaaaaagaaaaagttctgcATTTGAAAGAGTAAATATTGTGTTCAAACAAATCCTGATGAGTTCTAACCGAGCTGATGCTGTATTTTAAACATGCATAGATGCTTTTATCTTCTAACAGGTTTCTAGCAAGAATAAGTAATAAAGATgagaatatatatgtatttttgagatGTATTTATTCAGAAAGTGCATTGTATGTTTGGAATAacttcttaacttttattttttatgcttcacGTTTGAGTTTGGTTTTatatcaaacttgttttttttattttctgacataTTTGACTGTTAAGTTCAAAGTTGacagttttctaaaaataaagaacatttaagaaaaagtttaaatcctGATTTCAATTCTCCAGCTAAAGCAATtctatttcttttattgttgtattgTAACCACTggctgtataagagaactggatggATTAAGTATGATGTCACTCatacttctggctccaatgaTATGacgtcaattcagtcgccatggAGGAGCCAGATGATGTCAGAAAGTAGTGATTGctcaacgtttctatggtaaccaccttcaccaatcaggagtgaccttgttggaaggccacacctcctaccacttaaaaatgtaaaaatctgtcaaatgttcaaCGTGAGTcactttataacttgaaaaactttcactacagaaaaaaataggaaagaagaagttaagaaaaaaaaagttattttgacaaatagccagcagctacttcctgtttggaacgccaaaggggaggggtcactcactCCAGTCCTCATATACGATCAATGATTGTTACTCTCAAAATTACAAACGATAAGCATGGTTTCTtcgtttaaaaatgtgaaaaagtgcTCCACATTTTGGCTGGATTACTCGAAGTAACCATTGCTGATTTCCTCAAGCTGATGGGTTTCTACTGCACTTattgaataaaacagaataaggAAACATCGGCTCATGTATTTTTCATTGGTAACCAGTccaactcaaaaatgtatctatatataaatatatcaagTCATTTCAGTGCCGCTCACGTAGCTAACAGGCTCATTTGCCTGCAGAATCAACAGTCCTCGGCTGCACACGTCTATCTCCTCTCATAATGTCTCTGCTTATCTCAGCCTGCAGGACAGAGGAACCACAGGAAGCTGAGCTTTTACAGCAAGCATCAGGTCGAAAAGCCATGTTTTAAAGTGGGGTGAGCAGCTTCTCAACATCTGGAAGATCCAGGTGTTCACaatcaaacaaaacagtttgtaaTACTGACAAAATCTCAGGgggaagcaaacaaaaagatgcACCACAAGGTAAACATTTATGTAGCTGCTCCACCACATGTGAGCGGACATTAAACAGTCAAATGTTTCTGGGGAATCTTTGAGGTagatttaaaacagcaaaattcattttttttaaataccatgTAAGGAGCACTTAAAAGGctgattatttatgtattttttggtaatttagaaCTCTGACGTTCctaccactgactgtataaaaactggaaaaatcagGCGTGACATCACCATAGAAAATGCCCTAACCTTCACCATTTTCCCCCAATATGGACGTCGGAGTCAGATGAtcgtgattggtccgagtcggtttaagtgaatgtttttatggcaactactgtcaccattCATGAGTAAGTTTGTTACTCCTTACACCAAtagagtttttttaagttcattctCAGGCTCGTCATACACATGAAGGTTTCATTGATCTCGCACTggaagttcaaccagttgaactttgactgcTAAATGATGAAGCAACAGGGACTTGTGTTTGGTGGTGACGTGTGGCAGCGACCTTTTAAAAACATGGAAGTGCCAATCATTGCAAACATGATCccgaaggagaaattaatacgTCCAGTTTGTGCTTGGCTGGAGTTTTATGACACCAACGCCGTGTCCGAATTCTCACCCTGATccctaactaataaaaaactatGTAGTACAGGAATatgtagtgccctggattttaaaagcaactcggacaccatgctcactacttttttttttttttttttttcacaaagtgaaattctaatcaatacaaacattttacaacatctgTTTATGATTAGAACGATGAAaacgttgatggtttattaaaaaattacatttaaacatgtttttttcgcATAAATTGTGaacatcaatgcacactggtttttcgcaaagacttctgggaaatttctagggcactcgattttggaattgttgatTCGGACAGCTCTATAAATGGTGAACACATTACacagtgagtagtgaaggaattcagacacagagCAAGTCTATCATAAATCAGAGGAGAGCTACaaagaaaaaccctggagcAAAATCCTAGCCTCTATCTATTGTGGTAGGCGGACAaatgctagtaaacagtagataTTTGATCTTGTTTTATTCAAGGTTTGTTTGTCTTTCCCTCTGACATGATTCGATTGCATCTTGTAGGCAAGGTGGCACAAAACAAAGCTTCACACAGAGACTCTCTGTGCTGcctaagaagcaggtgggtgattgttaGATTGGTGTCAGGGGAGTTAAACTCTAGAGACTGCTCCCGTCAGTGACCAgaggaggagtcagagctctgagtCCTTCCATCATGATTCACCTTGACCCAACTTTGTAAAAGCAAGGCTGTGATTGGACAACGCATTCTCGtctccaagtcgtcacatactggCGTATGTGGCGTATGGCGGGTTAAGGACCCCTCGCATCactgacgttttgggtgtccccaactcgtcatttttttgatgtgctggctgttccaattaaatcacgGGTCTGGTCGTTTGTCGCATGCGGTACCAGACACGAACCAAACCTCAGGACGTGGCCGGTACGGCACCCTGATGCGGTACcttaaccctagcctggtccttGTCCCGAACTGGTAAAGATCCGCATCctgtaccgggttaaggttagggttaggaatATTGGTACCAGTCCAAGTACCAGTACCGGACCAGTACAAGTTTGGGACCCTTGacttaattggaacagccagcacgtcaaaaaatgatgagttgggaacacccaaaatgaaattttttgacgttttgggtccaaaatgtgacgacttgagacAGAGCCTGTGTTGGATTGGACGATTGTTTGCATCATATGTACAGTAGAGGAccaacagaaagagaaactaaaaaatTCTGCCACAAATTCATCAATTACCAACATATTCTTGTTTGTATCAGTGGTTTCAAGTTATACTCTTGTATACATTTGTATATAGTATAATCCTATATTATACTGAAGTACATTACCTGTACTGAacgttttgctttaaaaatagtcaATCTTTGTTTCCTTGTTGCAAACAGACGAGCCTTTTGAATTGTGATCTCCTTAAACAATGGTCTGTCgtaaaaccattgactgtataagcaCTAACTCGACAAAGCAAACATTGAGGTCCTCCATATGAAATGCATTACCTTGGGCCCTCTCGGAATCAGGTCAGAGTCtccgccgtcacttcctgatacgtttACCACCTTATTGCAATCAATTGCCGCCCCTCGC includes:
- the LOC112154037 gene encoding heparan sulfate glucosamine 3-O-sulfotransferase 3A1, whose amino-acid sequence is MAFSRIHKLDPPSRSTSRKAAVMLGSLLAPLILLHILTDRGTLPSPVKASSDRAAERTKRLLYEWTAGSEMMSYGADRRTSGAPAEERARTGPELEEESLQLPPPDLVAARKVSPRFAGKVSPLGEGSKKLPRALIIGVKKGGTRALLEFLRVHPDVRAVGAEPHFFDRHYTNGLEWYRELMPKTLEGQITMEKTPSYFVTREAPARISAMSRDTKLIVVVRDPVTRAISDYTQTLSKKPDIPSFESLTFKNRTTGLIDTSWSAIQIGIYAKHLDNWLQYFPMDQILFVSGERLISDPAGELGRVQDFLGLKRIITDKHFYFNQTKGFPCLKKAEGSSKPHCLGKTKGRTHPNIDPEVVQRLRDFYRPFNMKFYQMTGRFFGWDD